From a region of the Azospirillum formosense genome:
- a CDS encoding YqaA family protein has translation MLKRLYDWTMAKAASKNATTWLAGVSFAESSFFPIPPDILMVPMVLANRQAAWRIATICTLASVVGGVAGYMIGYFLYEAIGKAVIDFYHLEAQFETLRHTFVEYGAEILIIKGMTPIPYKLLTITAGVAKLNIWVFIGASILSRAIRFYLVAALLYWFGEPVRAFIEKRLTLVTTAFAVALIGGFLAIKLI, from the coding sequence ATGCTGAAGCGCCTCTACGACTGGACGATGGCCAAGGCGGCCTCGAAGAACGCCACCACCTGGCTGGCGGGGGTTTCCTTCGCGGAAAGCTCCTTCTTTCCGATCCCGCCGGACATCCTGATGGTGCCGATGGTGCTCGCCAACCGGCAGGCCGCGTGGCGGATCGCGACGATCTGCACGCTGGCCTCGGTGGTTGGGGGCGTCGCCGGCTACATGATCGGCTATTTCCTGTACGAGGCCATCGGCAAGGCGGTCATCGACTTCTACCATCTGGAAGCCCAGTTCGAGACGCTGCGCCATACCTTTGTCGAATACGGGGCGGAGATCCTCATCATCAAGGGCATGACGCCCATCCCCTACAAGCTGCTGACCATCACCGCAGGTGTGGCGAAGCTGAACATCTGGGTGTTCATCGGCGCCTCGATCCTGTCGCGGGCCATCCGCTTCTATCTGGTCGCCGCCCTGCTCTACTGGTTCGGCGAGCCGGTGCGCGCCTTCATCGAGAAGCGCCTGACGCTGGTCACCACCGCCTTCGCCGTCGCCCTGATCGGCGGCTTCCTGGCGATCAAGCTGATCTGA
- a CDS encoding cytochrome c family protein, whose protein sequence is MRTAARTAAPVALAALVLLAAAPLPALADGDPANGEKLFRQCKACHTVEAGKNRVGPTLHGLFGRKAGTVDSFANYSEGLKSSGIAWDAKTLDPYLANPKAVIPDSRMAFAGVAKPEDRADLIAYLEAATK, encoded by the coding sequence ATGCGCACCGCCGCCCGCACCGCTGCCCCTGTAGCCTTGGCCGCCCTGGTCCTTCTCGCCGCGGCGCCGCTCCCGGCCCTGGCCGACGGCGATCCGGCGAACGGCGAGAAGCTGTTCCGCCAGTGCAAGGCCTGCCACACGGTGGAGGCGGGGAAGAACCGCGTCGGCCCGACCCTGCACGGGCTGTTCGGGCGCAAGGCCGGCACGGTGGACAGCTTCGCCAACTACTCCGAAGGCCTAAAGTCCTCGGGCATCGCGTGGGACGCCAAGACGCTCGACCCGTACCTCGCCAACCCCAAGGCGGTCATCCCCGACAGCCGCATGGCCTTCGCCGGGGTGGCGAAGCCGGAGGACCGGGCCGACCTGATCGCCTATCTGGAAGCCGCGACGAAGTAA
- a CDS encoding RNA methyltransferase, whose product MPKPTTPRGRPPVPSPARRSRPGPARAGNDVRREEVREEPGKLFRVAGLSAVSALFAHDAARVERLFFEERLKAKTGDFCKAMAAARRPYRMVEADELAKVAGTVLHGGVVALIAPRPVPAFDVEAAKRWAADGQPLLILDGVGNPHNLGAILRTAAFFGLRRVVVSDHPGQALPSESAYRVAEGGFEWVELYRATNLPTVLKRLRESHRVAGTALGRGRAVVTDPAVLAAGGRPAAVVLGNEEDGLPPATLAACEDILTLPGTGRVQSLNVAATAAILIHALAKPG is encoded by the coding sequence ATGCCGAAGCCGACGACCCCGCGCGGCCGTCCGCCCGTCCCGTCCCCTGCCCGCCGCTCCCGTCCGGGTCCGGCCCGCGCCGGCAACGACGTTCGCCGGGAGGAGGTGCGGGAGGAACCGGGAAAGCTGTTCCGCGTCGCCGGCCTGTCCGCCGTCTCCGCCCTGTTCGCCCACGACGCGGCGCGGGTGGAGCGGCTGTTCTTCGAGGAGCGGCTGAAGGCGAAGACCGGTGATTTCTGCAAGGCGATGGCGGCGGCGCGCAGGCCCTACCGCATGGTGGAGGCCGACGAGCTGGCGAAGGTCGCCGGGACGGTGCTGCACGGCGGGGTGGTCGCGCTGATCGCGCCGCGCCCGGTGCCCGCCTTCGACGTCGAGGCGGCGAAGCGCTGGGCGGCGGACGGGCAGCCGCTGCTGATCCTGGACGGGGTCGGCAACCCGCACAATCTGGGCGCCATCCTGCGCACCGCCGCCTTCTTCGGCCTGCGGCGCGTCGTGGTGTCGGACCATCCCGGACAGGCCCTGCCGTCGGAATCCGCCTACCGGGTGGCCGAGGGCGGCTTCGAGTGGGTGGAGCTGTACCGGGCAACCAACCTGCCGACGGTTCTGAAGCGGCTGCGCGAGTCCCACCGGGTGGCCGGGACGGCGCTGGGGCGCGGCCGGGCGGTGGTCACCGACCCGGCGGTCCTCGCCGCGGGCGGGCGGCCCGCCGCCGTCGTGCTGGGCAACGAGGAGGACGGGCTTCCCCCCGCCACCCTCGCCGCCTGCGAGGACATCCTGACCCTGCCCGGCACCGGCCGCGTCCAGTCGCTGAACGTCGCGGCGACCGCGGCCATCCTCATCCACGCGCTGGCCAAGCCGGGCTGA
- the adh gene encoding aldehyde dehydrogenase, with protein MIHQALETLSKQVAIRPRYDNFIGGQWVAPTKGQYFTNLTPITGKTLCEVARSTAEDIEKALDAAHKAKDAWGRTSPAERARILNKIADRMEERLDVLALAETLDNGKPIRETTHADLPLAIDHFRYFAGCVRAQEGTIAEIDHTTYAYHFHEPLGVVGQIIPWNFPLLMAVWKLAPALAAGNCVVLKPAEQTPMAIMVLMEIIGDLLPDGVLNVVNGFGIEAGKPLAQSPRIAKIAFTGETTTGRLIMQYAAENIIPVTLELGGKSPNIFFNDVMADDDEFLDKALEGFAMFALNQGEVCTCPSRVLVQEKIYDKFMEKAVARVAAVKQGSPLDPATMIGAQASIDQLEKILSYIDIGKAEGAKVLIGGERAHLGGELESGYYVQPTVFEGHNKMRIFQEEIFGPVVSVTTFKTEEEALAIANDTLYGLGAGVWSRDGNRAFRMGRAIQAGRVWTNCYHLYPAHAAFGGYKQSGIGRETHKMMLDHYQQTKNLLVSYSPKALGFF; from the coding sequence GTGATCCATCAGGCCCTGGAAACGCTCAGCAAGCAGGTCGCCATCCGGCCGCGCTACGACAACTTCATCGGCGGCCAGTGGGTGGCGCCGACGAAGGGCCAGTACTTCACCAACCTGACCCCGATCACCGGCAAGACGCTGTGCGAGGTCGCCCGCTCCACCGCGGAGGACATCGAAAAGGCGCTGGACGCCGCCCACAAGGCCAAGGACGCCTGGGGCCGCACCTCCCCGGCGGAGCGCGCGCGCATCCTGAACAAGATCGCCGACCGCATGGAGGAGCGTCTGGACGTCCTGGCGCTGGCCGAGACGCTGGACAACGGCAAGCCGATCCGCGAGACGACCCACGCCGACCTGCCGCTCGCCATCGACCATTTCCGCTACTTCGCCGGCTGCGTCCGCGCCCAGGAAGGCACCATCGCGGAGATCGACCACACCACCTACGCCTATCACTTCCACGAGCCGCTGGGCGTCGTCGGCCAGATCATCCCGTGGAATTTCCCGCTGCTGATGGCCGTGTGGAAGCTGGCCCCGGCGCTGGCCGCCGGCAATTGCGTCGTGCTGAAGCCCGCCGAGCAGACCCCGATGGCCATCATGGTGCTGATGGAGATCATCGGCGACCTGCTGCCCGACGGCGTCCTCAACGTCGTCAACGGTTTCGGCATCGAGGCCGGCAAGCCGCTGGCCCAGAGCCCGCGCATCGCCAAGATCGCCTTCACCGGCGAGACGACGACCGGCCGCCTGATCATGCAGTACGCGGCGGAGAACATCATTCCGGTCACGCTGGAGCTGGGCGGCAAGTCGCCGAACATCTTCTTCAACGACGTGATGGCCGACGACGACGAGTTCCTGGACAAGGCGCTGGAAGGCTTCGCCATGTTCGCGCTGAACCAGGGCGAGGTCTGCACCTGCCCGTCGCGCGTCCTGGTGCAGGAGAAGATCTACGACAAGTTCATGGAGAAGGCCGTCGCCCGCGTCGCCGCCGTCAAGCAGGGCAGCCCGCTCGACCCCGCGACGATGATCGGCGCCCAGGCGTCCATCGACCAGCTCGAGAAGATCCTCTCCTACATCGACATCGGCAAGGCCGAGGGCGCCAAGGTGCTGATCGGCGGCGAACGCGCCCACCTGGGCGGCGAGCTGGAGAGCGGCTACTACGTCCAGCCGACGGTCTTCGAAGGCCACAACAAGATGCGCATCTTCCAGGAGGAGATCTTCGGGCCGGTGGTGTCCGTGACCACCTTCAAGACCGAGGAGGAGGCGCTCGCCATCGCCAACGACACGCTCTACGGCCTGGGCGCCGGCGTGTGGAGCCGCGACGGCAACCGCGCCTTCCGCATGGGCCGGGCCATCCAGGCCGGCCGCGTGTGGACCAACTGCTACCACCTCTACCCGGCCCACGCGGCCTTCGGCGGCTACAAGCAGTCGGGCATCGGACGCGAGACCCACAAGATGATGCTCGACCACTACCAGCAGACCAAGAACTTGCTGGTCAGCTACAGCCCGAAGGCCCTGGGCTTCTTCTAA
- a CDS encoding LysR family transcriptional regulator, protein MTTDIRLRFLHPSGAIGPGKVSLLEEIDRTGSISAAARALGMSFRRAWFLVETMNSAFREPVVRTNVGGREGGGTGLTAFGQEVIARYRRMEEEARRAAAPHLVWLDEALKPEAASEEAADSAVPKSNGPDSGDP, encoded by the coding sequence ATGACGACCGACATCCGGCTGCGCTTCCTCCACCCCTCCGGCGCCATCGGCCCCGGCAAGGTGTCCCTGCTGGAGGAGATCGACCGCACCGGCTCGATCTCGGCGGCGGCGCGGGCGCTCGGCATGTCCTTCCGCCGCGCGTGGTTCCTGGTGGAGACCATGAACTCGGCCTTCCGCGAGCCGGTGGTGCGCACCAACGTCGGCGGGCGGGAGGGCGGCGGGACCGGCCTGACCGCCTTCGGGCAGGAGGTGATCGCCCGCTACCGCCGCATGGAGGAGGAGGCCCGCCGCGCCGCGGCACCGCATCTCGTCTGGCTGGACGAGGCGCTGAAGCCGGAGGCGGCGTCTGAAGAGGCTGCGGATTCCGCTGTTCCAAAGTCCAATGGCCCGGACTCCGGCGATCCGTAA
- a CDS encoding SDR family oxidoreductase, which yields MDSVRGAVVVVTGASSGIGRATALTFAREGARLVLAARREALLGEVAEECRELGGEAEVVPTDVTDAQAVLRLANRAMQLHGRIDVWVSNAGVGAVGRFEDTPLEAHRRVVETNLFGPLYAAHAVLPLFRRQGHGVLINTVSVGAWAPAPYAAAYAASKFGLEGLLESLRAELVDAPGVHVCGVYPFFTDTPGMSHGANYTGHQLDAESPFYGDPQDVADTVLSLALRPRAQAMVGAMTPLTRLGHAVAPRLMEKIAGHGAHRHFSRTPPAAPSDGNLFSPVERGRGVTGGFRTPPPGWVSPLLVAGVAAAAAAAYAGYARSKNGNH from the coding sequence ATGGACAGCGTGCGCGGGGCCGTGGTGGTCGTGACCGGAGCGTCGAGCGGGATCGGGCGGGCCACCGCCCTGACCTTCGCGCGGGAGGGCGCCCGGCTGGTGCTGGCCGCCCGGCGGGAGGCCCTGCTCGGCGAGGTCGCCGAGGAATGCCGGGAACTGGGCGGCGAGGCCGAGGTGGTGCCCACCGACGTCACCGACGCCCAGGCGGTCCTTCGGCTGGCCAACCGGGCGATGCAGTTGCACGGGCGCATCGACGTCTGGGTGAGCAACGCCGGGGTCGGCGCCGTCGGGCGGTTCGAGGACACCCCGCTGGAGGCGCACCGCCGCGTCGTCGAGACCAACCTGTTCGGTCCCTTGTACGCCGCCCACGCCGTGCTGCCGCTGTTCCGCCGGCAGGGCCACGGGGTGCTCATCAACACGGTGTCGGTCGGGGCCTGGGCGCCCGCCCCCTACGCCGCCGCCTACGCCGCCAGCAAGTTCGGGCTGGAAGGGCTTCTGGAAAGCCTGCGGGCGGAGCTGGTCGACGCGCCGGGAGTCCATGTCTGCGGCGTCTATCCCTTCTTCACCGACACGCCGGGCATGTCGCACGGCGCCAACTACACCGGGCACCAGCTGGACGCGGAGAGCCCCTTCTACGGCGACCCGCAGGACGTGGCGGACACCGTGCTGTCCCTCGCCCTGCGCCCGCGCGCCCAGGCGATGGTCGGGGCGATGACGCCGCTGACCCGGCTGGGGCACGCGGTGGCGCCGCGCTTGATGGAGAAGATCGCCGGCCACGGCGCCCACCGCCATTTCAGCCGGACCCCGCCCGCCGCGCCGAGCGACGGCAACCTGTTCAGCCCGGTCGAGCGCGGCCGCGGCGTCACCGGCGGCTTCCGCACCCCGCCGCCCGGCTGGGTGTCGCCGCTGCTCGTCGCCGGGGTCGCGGCCGCTGCGGCGGCGGCTTACGCCGGCTACGCGCGGAGCAAGAACGGAAACCACTGA
- the cysS gene encoding cysteine--tRNA ligase produces the protein MPLDLYNTLTRRKERFEPMSPDRVGMYVCGPTVYDTAHIGNARPVVVFDLLFRLLRRLYPAVTYVRNITDVDDKIIDRSRDSGEPIEALTKRTADLYHADMDALNALRPTIEPRATHHISHMIALIGLLIERGHAYAAEGHVLFSVPSMAEYGQLSRRSLDEMIAGARVEVAPYKRDSSDFVLWKPSAADQPGWDSPWGRGRPGWHIECSAMAKEHLGVTFDIHGGGLDLIFPHHENEIAQSRCAHGGEPLARYWVHNGFVTVEGEKMSKSLGNFFTVHELLDEFPGEAIRLTLMSAHYRQPLDFTREGLKQSKATLDRWYQALRGEPAAADAELPFDVLAALEDDLNSPLAISHLHELASAVNKATGDNGKAAAKGALRAAGEALGLLQQDPEAWFRWAPKGAAALSDADIQQRIEDRLAARKAKNYAEADRIRKELAELGIVLEDGPQGTTWKRG, from the coding sequence GTGCCGCTGGACCTCTACAACACGCTGACCCGCCGCAAGGAACGCTTCGAGCCGATGAGTCCGGACCGGGTGGGCATGTATGTGTGTGGACCCACGGTCTACGACACCGCGCACATCGGCAACGCCCGCCCGGTGGTGGTGTTCGACCTGCTGTTCCGGCTGCTGCGGCGGCTGTACCCGGCGGTGACCTACGTCCGCAACATCACCGACGTGGACGACAAGATCATCGACCGCTCGCGCGACAGCGGGGAGCCGATCGAGGCGCTGACCAAGCGCACCGCCGATCTCTACCACGCCGACATGGACGCGCTGAACGCGCTGCGCCCGACCATCGAGCCGCGCGCCACGCACCACATCTCGCACATGATCGCGCTGATCGGGCTGCTGATCGAGCGCGGCCACGCCTACGCCGCGGAGGGCCATGTGCTGTTCTCCGTGCCGTCGATGGCGGAGTACGGGCAGCTCTCCCGCCGCTCGCTGGACGAGATGATCGCCGGCGCCCGCGTCGAGGTCGCCCCCTACAAGCGCGACTCCTCCGACTTCGTGCTGTGGAAGCCGAGCGCCGCCGACCAGCCCGGCTGGGACAGCCCGTGGGGCCGCGGCCGGCCCGGCTGGCACATCGAATGCTCGGCCATGGCCAAGGAGCATCTGGGCGTCACCTTCGACATCCACGGCGGCGGGCTGGACCTGATCTTCCCGCACCATGAGAACGAGATCGCCCAGAGCCGCTGCGCCCACGGCGGCGAGCCGCTGGCCCGCTACTGGGTCCACAACGGCTTCGTGACGGTCGAAGGCGAGAAGATGTCCAAGTCGCTGGGCAACTTCTTCACCGTGCACGAGCTGCTGGACGAATTCCCCGGGGAGGCCATCCGCCTGACGCTGATGAGCGCCCACTACCGCCAGCCGCTGGACTTCACCCGCGAGGGGCTGAAGCAGTCCAAGGCGACGCTCGACCGCTGGTACCAGGCGCTGCGCGGCGAGCCCGCCGCGGCGGACGCCGAACTGCCGTTCGACGTCTTGGCCGCTCTGGAGGACGACCTCAACAGCCCACTCGCCATTTCCCACCTGCACGAGCTGGCCTCGGCGGTGAACAAGGCGACGGGCGATAACGGGAAGGCCGCCGCCAAGGGCGCGCTGCGCGCCGCCGGCGAGGCGCTGGGCCTGCTCCAGCAGGACCCGGAGGCGTGGTTCCGCTGGGCGCCGAAGGGGGCCGCCGCCCTGTCCGACGCCGACATCCAGCAGCGCATCGAGGACCGTCTGGCCGCCCGCAAGGCCAAGAACTACGCGGAGGCCGACCGCATCCGCAAGGAGCTGGCCGAGCTGGGCATCGTCCTGGAGGACGGCCCGCAGGGCACGACCTGGAAGCGCGGCTGA
- a CDS encoding DUF779 domain-containing protein, with protein MVERVVATPAALALIEKLRGLYGPLFFHQSGGCCDGSAPMCFMDGEFRPGGQDVRLGEIGGCPFYMGAAQFEYWSHTQLIIDVVPGRGASFSLEAPEGVRFLTRSRLFSDGEVAALRSDPGDMTRKA; from the coding sequence ATGGTCGAACGAGTCGTCGCCACACCGGCGGCCCTGGCGCTGATCGAAAAGCTGCGCGGGCTCTACGGGCCGCTGTTCTTCCACCAGTCCGGCGGCTGCTGCGACGGCAGCGCGCCGATGTGCTTCATGGACGGGGAGTTCCGCCCCGGCGGGCAGGACGTCCGGCTGGGCGAGATCGGCGGCTGTCCCTTCTACATGGGGGCGGCGCAGTTCGAATACTGGTCGCACACCCAGCTCATCATCGATGTGGTGCCGGGCCGCGGCGCCAGTTTCTCGCTGGAGGCGCCGGAGGGCGTGCGCTTCCTCACCCGGTCCCGCCTGTTCTCCGATGGCGAGGTGGCGGCGCTGCGTTCCGATCCCGGCGATATGACAAGAAAAGCATAG